From a region of the Hemibagrus wyckioides isolate EC202008001 linkage group LG14, SWU_Hwy_1.0, whole genome shotgun sequence genome:
- the LOC131364272 gene encoding CMP-N-acetylneuraminate-beta-galactosamide-alpha-2,3-sialyltransferase 2-like — MKMYLLMIPRLRRMKLKVRVVYVVMWTTFILLFVRVDFRYRLDDVFDLTTPSACACMSCVTEAPEDPWFSERYDSRVPKLLNRANSNLTAITYNWWIKLQPFKTANFSDVVDPLFSLFRDEEHYNDSSPDRCRTCAVVGNSANLVRSHYGAIIDAHTFVFRMNHGPTKGYERDVGVKTTHRAMYPESAVDLDNSTHLVLMPFKVLDLQWLISAFTKQNITRTYRTVKPTVKANRNKVMIVNPEFMRYVYEKWLMKEGKYPSTGFIMLMLALHICDEVNVFGFGASSNGRWYHYFDHWHHPLINSGVHRGGVEYDVITKLEQQQRIKMYKGW, encoded by the exons atgaaaatgtatttattaatgatCCCCCGCCTGCGGAGGATGAAGCTGAAGGTCCGCGTGGTTTACGTGGTCATGTGGACGACCTTCATACTCCTGTTCGTCCGGGTCGATTTCAGATACCGGCTGGACGACGTCTTCGACCTGACCACGCCGTCGGCGTGCGCGTGCATGAGCTGCGTGACGGAGGCGCCGGAGGACCCGTGGTTCAGCGAGCGCTACGACAGccgggtgccaaaacttttgaacagggcCAACAGCAATCTCACCGCAATCACGTACAACTGGTGGATA AAGCTGCAACCATTCAAAACAGCGAACTTCAGTGATGTTGTAGATCCCCTGTTCTCACTGTTCCGTGATGAGGAACACTACAACGACTCCAGTCCTGACCGCTGTCGAACCTGTGCTGTGGTCGGCAACTCGGCCAATCTGGTCAGATCACACTATGGGGCTATTATAGATGCTCACACCTTTGTTTTCAG GATGAACCACGGCCCAACTAAAGGCTACGAGAGGGATGTTGGAGTAAAGACCACGCACAGAGCGATGTATCCAGAGAGCGCTGTAGACCTGGATAACTCCACCCATCTAGTGCTGATGCCTTTTAAAGTGCTGGATCTGCAGTGGCTCATTAGTGCTTTCACCAAGCAGAACATTACACG AACATATCGTACGGTGAAACCTACAGTAAAAGCGAACAGAAACAAG GTGATGATCGTTAATCCTGAGTTCATGAGATACGTCTACGAAAAGTGGCTGATGAAAGAAGGGAAATATCCATCCACTGGCTTCATCATGCTCATGCTGGCCCTGCACATCTGTGACGAG GTGAATGTATTTGGATTCGGGGCCAGTTCGAATGGACGATGGTACCACTACTTTGACCACTGGCATCATCCGCTCATTAACTCAGGTGTACACAGAGGAGGGGTTGAATATGACGTCATCACGAAGCTCGAGCAGCAGCAGAGGATCAAGATGTATAAAGGATGGTGA